The nucleotide window CGCGCCACGCTGCGCACGCTGTGCTGGACCATCGGCTACCTGACCGTGGTGGGGATCTTCCTGCTGCCGGTGTTCGTCCACTGAAGCCATGGCCCTGCGCGCGCTGGTGCTCCAGGCCGCCACCGGCATCGCCGGCGCCCACGCGGCGCCGGTCGAGTACACGCTGGATCCGGCGCATACCACCGTCTATTTCTCGGCCAGCCATTTCGAGCGCAGCTCGGTACGCGGGCGCTTCGGCAAGATCGACGGGCGCCTGCTCTATGACGCCGACAACGGCGCCGGCGCGCTCGACGTGACCGTGGACCTAAACTCCGTCGACACCGGCAACCGCACGCTGGACGGCGTGCTGCGCTCGGCGCAGTTCTTCGATATTGCCGAGCACCCGGTGGCGCGGCTGCGCGCCGACCGGTTCCTGACGGAAGCCGGCCGCCTCACCGCCGTCGAAGGCGAACTGACACTGCATGGCGTGACCCGGCCCGTGCGGCTGCTGGCCGAGCGCTTCCGCTGCGGCGAGGTCACGCTGTTCGGCGTGACCCGACAGGTCTGCGGCGGCGACTTCCGCGCCGAAGTGCCGCGCAGTGC belongs to Cupriavidus taiwanensis and includes:
- a CDS encoding YceI family protein encodes the protein MALRALVLQAATGIAGAHAAPVEYTLDPAHTTVYFSASHFERSSVRGRFGKIDGRLLYDADNGAGALDVTVDLNSVDTGNRTLDGVLRSAQFFDIAEHPVARLRADRFLTEAGRLTAVEGELTLHGVTRPVRLLAERFRCGEVTLFGVTRQVCGGDFRAEVPRSAFGMTRFLPEVGDTVTLQVAVEASPAASAPR